CAGACGCCTGTTGGTGATTTCTTACGCCTCTCCCTCAGCGGGAAGGGTTCGTTCAAAGGACCGCTCAGTTTGGATGTCATATCAGCGCTATGTTTAGAAATCGTTAcccagctggaagaggaactcCCTCCGGAGATGCCAGGCCCAGATGCAGACTCATTAGATGGGCTCGCCGACGCGAATCGCGACCATCTGATTGAGACTCTTGAGCAGATCAAGGACCACCTCTTCCGTACAATCGCCAGCGGGACTCCAAGCATGAAACGGTTTGGCCTTCTATCGGCTGTCCTGGGACAAATCCGCGCGATGAAAACGGGACAGGATGTGCAGAGTGCGGTGTATGATGCTGCAACGCAGAGCTTCAAGGATTGTCGTTCGGCGCTGCAGATGAGCACTGCTCAGTTGGATAGACCGGTCGAGGGTGCTGACAGGGATAACATGCCAGGCTACGATGTCTACGATCCGACATTGTCTGGTCTTAACCTGAATCTAGGGGTACGTGTTAATTGTGCTGATGCAAATGGAGCTAACATGTTGCAGGACTCGCCgctcgacctcgaccttctGAGTCTGTTCCCGACTGTTTATGACGGCAAtatcctttctctccttggGTGACGTCTTTCGTTACATTCGACTGCGCACATGTTAAACTGTCCGCAAATTACAACTTGTTGAAACCTGCCAAATTAGATGGCTGGCATGGTATAAGACCGCCGTCCACATGAAGCCCCGGCGCAATCACCATCACAACAACGACGCAGCGCAATCTCGTTCCCCGTCCAACTTCCTTCCGTCCGACATCGACGACTCCCAAATGAAATTAATCGCAAGACCAGCTCCGCAGTTCATCAGCACCTGGAGACATCTGGAGACAGTAAGATATGCGCGACGTCGCCCGTGAGCCAAGACCAGCTCGGCCCGCGATGCAAATTGACTACGGTCCGCATTCGGGGCGTTCTCCGGCTGGTAGTCTGAGATAATATTCTGAGGCTTGCCCGATTGATGAGCTCTGATTGCTGTTCCTGTCAGTAGCTCCGATAGCTCGGCTTATGACGTCTTTCATGAACTGATGTCTCGCCGACGGGTTTTTGTACCCCTGGGACAGAGCATGCAGATTTTATGATCATATATCCCTAATGGTGGTCATGAGCAGGTATTCACTCTAGGATTACGATTGTTCACCTTTCTTTTGGTGTTTTTCGTGTATACTTTGCGTGAGACAGGGATCTTGTTGGTATCACATGAAAAGCCGACCACGTGGTTTTCTTTCATGTGAATGCAGTGTCTTTCCTATTTGGGAATTTCTACTCTCTGCGATCGAGTATAAGAGACATCAGGGGCGGCTTCAGGCGCTGTATCCAAGTATTCCAGTACTCAGAGACAGCAATTGCCATTTAACACCGACCACCATGGAGATCCCCGCAGACATCACCCTCAAGACCCTCAAGGGGTCCTGGGCACTGGTACGTACCATTCAGCCTACCGCATACAGACACAATGCTAACGCGACCCAGGACAAATCCATCTCCGACGACATGGACTCGATCCTCAAGCTCGTAcgcctctccctccctttcCCTCCCTTCGTCATGCAAGCACCCAGCTAACCCCACCCAGCAAGGCGTCGGCTGGCTAACACGCAAAGGCATCGGCGCCGCAACACTCACCCTAACCTTCGAGTCCACCGTCTCCGATACCCAGACAACAACCATAACCATGCGGCAGGCCCTGACGGGCGGAATCGGCGCATCGACGGAAGAGCGCATCATGGACTGGACGGAGCGCGAGCGCGCGAACCATATCTATGGGAATGTGCTGACGCGCAGCCAGCTCGTCAAGGGTGTTAAGAGCGATGGCGCTGTGCGCCCGGACTTGACGCTGCAGTCGAACAGCGATAATGAGAGTATCAAGCAGGAGATCAAGAACTTTCTGCAGGCGGGACAGCCGTATCTTGCGCCTGGGCAGGAAGGGGAAGCGGAGATTCCGGATCTGTATATTCATGATTTCGGGCGGAATGAGAATGGTGGGTGGACGGCGGAGCAGGTATGCATGATATGTTCTTCATTCGTGACTGGTTGGGCTGTACTGATTCATGCGATCTAGGTCTGGAGTATTGAGGTTATCGATTCGCAGCGCTACTTGACGCGTCGGATTGCTGCGGTGAGGGAGGATGGATATGAATTGGGTCGCATGGTGTATAAGTTCTCTGGTTTGTAAGGACATTGTTCGGTCGGGATTTGTAGAGTATACCCTTGACTGTTATGCGAATCTGAATACAACCGTCTGATAGTGCTCGTACTTAGTAAAATCAACCCCTAACCATGTGGATAGGCTACTTGCGTAGAATAAAATAACATTGAAGTATAATTGGGTCTTCTCCAGAGTAATTTAGTCAATTCCTGTGTTCCTGGCATTATACTCTATCAGGCAGAGTACTGCGGATAGGCGTAATCGCTAACCCCagtgaaatatatataatcgaCCACTACTATAAACACCACCTCGACAGGACTTCCCCATCAAGAATGACGTCTCTAGAAATAcaaaataaaagtatacaAACACCTCTACCACTTCCTCCATCCCGTAAATGCACCCCGAAGGAAATCACAATCTGTGATACAGCCCCAGCATTAATTCACGAACTACTCCGTCTAACGATGGCATTTAAGTTAATCTGCATATACCTAAACAAGGCAACGTCTCTATCAACCCAGGCTACGCATTGCAGATGCGGGGTTAAGCAGGTCTGCAGGATTGACTCAGGAGGCGCAGCATCCGCAGACGACCTGGATAACCCCTTGAACAATCACATTGACACTCATGGGGGGCATTAAGGTTGATGCGCGCATAAAGGCCAACTGGCCAAGGCGTGGCTGCAGGCGGAATCCTGCGGAAATTTCCCGATGGAAAGTATAATGAAAAGCATAATAAATGAGGGccaattatatattttagatattaaatccTTCGTGCAGACACTAACAGTGCATATACAGATGAAGTTGAATGATGATAACCTTACCCACCTCCCTAATTTCACAGAGTCCAGGGTAGGAGAGTGTGCCGTACTCCGCAAGATATATTCCGCACGATAGAGGAGGCACGGAAGAGCGCGGAACTGCGCCAAATCCGATGTCGGTCACGAATCATCGACATGCTTAATCTCCGCTGAACCGGGGCCGCGGATTCGCTGAGAAGAACACACTGGCCAATCAGAAACCAGATATATCCTTGGTCCTGATAGGATATCGGATCCGGCATCTTGTCACCTTGCCGAGTGGACTTCGGgactctcttcctcgcctgtcTGCACTCTACAAGTACAAGTACAGAgtattattaactatttgACTACTGGTTAACTGACTGACTGACAGGGGATATCCcccgttctcgttctccaGATATACGTCGTAGATACGTAGCAGCCCCATCCATCCAAAGTCCTGCCACTTTATGGTACTGTTTCATATGGTACTGTCTGGCCATCTACGTACGTTTCTGTCCCCGACTCGCGTCCATTTGCCGTTATTCCATTCCTCGGTGGTTGTGCTTGTGGCTCTCAGTCTCCAGTCAGGCTCGGCCGGATCCATCGCGCGCGGAACCCCCGCACTCGGTCCATGGGTGTGGCATAACGGTTGGAGAATGGAAACGCGTTGCACTTGGAGTCGTCTTCGATTTCGAATTTCGAAGATTCTACGCCCGGTTTCTAAGTTAAGCGTCCTGGTCCAGTTCCAGTCCAGAGGGTGGCGGCGATCAGTTACTGTCGGGGATGCCGGTTTGGTTATCTGGCCTGGCCTGGTCTGGTTGGTAGGATTGTATTGTGGTTGGCGCCAACATATTTGGAGCTTTAACTCTAGCCTGAAAGGTTATCTACAGTCTACATAGTGTCTATCTATGATCTAGAgcgtggagactggagagcaTTCCTGGCTTGGCAGATGTGGGCTCTGATCCCTGCTCGAGTATCACCTGTTAACACGACCATCCTGAACACGACCTCGGTTGCTCTACGCGAGGTGAGACGAGGACCTGCTGGACGAGGGATATAGACCAGGAATATAGAAACGTGCTCGGAGGAAGCCTATACAGGCGAGTATGGCGAGTCCCGGAAGACATTATCCATCAACTCGGATTCAGCCTCCTAATCAGGTAGATCCAGCGCGGTGACATGTAGCGCTAGTCGTATGCCCTGCGATGGCAGCTCCACTGGGTCGGGTATATCAGGATATCCTTAACGAGGCCCTACACCGTAGGAACCAGTGAGACCCAATCAGCCTATCAGGTCACTCAGGCCAGGCAGCCCTTGCATGACCCTTGCAGCTTGCTAGTGTATCGCGCAAACCGGATTGCCGGGAAGAGATACAGTTCGAGTTCGCGGTCACAGGCTTGCGTTGTTGTCACCGTTGGAGACCCAAAGTCAAGCTCACTCGAAGCTCAGCCGAAGCTTGGGATGGGGCAGCCGTTCCACCAAGTAAACCGTTAACCAGCGCAGGGCAGGCCGGACGAGTGGTCTCAAATCACGCAATCTGGCTACGTCGAGCTGGTCGAGTCGGTCGGTCGGTCGCACTACAGCCAAGACAGACAGATAGAGGTCCTGCCACTAGGGTCTGATACCGGAAGGAGGTTTGAGAACGCAGCCAGCCAGTCAGTGCGCCAGGGTGTAGTGTTTTGGACTGGAACATGAGCATGCGTTGCACTGAAACCGTGGACAGGGACTGACAGTTAAGCGCCTGCTTGTTCAGGAAGTCTCCGAACCAGCTCCAGGCTGACCGTGGGTTTGGGCCGACTGCTCGATGCCAGTTTGGATTCCGCGATCGGGTGTGAGGGGCTATTGATTGATGTAGAAGGTGCTCCGCTGCGGTTGATCTGCGTCCACAttctggatggatggagttggaaTGCTGGAATGGGGTTGGAAGGGGATGGTGTTTTATTGGGATATACGGAGCACGACACTTGAAGAGATTCAACAGAACTAGAAACAGCCTAAACAAAGCGAGAGTCCGAGACGGTAGATATAAGGGTCGCGCTGATACCACGCGTAAAACGCAGTAGCTGTAAATCCAGCACATCCCTACTGTAGCAGGGCGATTCACGGACTATCGCCATGAGGCTGATACACTAGGCCCCTAATAGACTCGACTATCGTCAGTCACACGCGTGGATTAAGCAGCCAATAAAAAAATGCTCCGTGTGGCGACTGGCGACTGGTAGCGAATCGCCCCTATTCGAGAGCTATTCTAAGAAAAGACGCATTACCTCGGTGGCTGGAGTGTATCGGGCATCGAGGCCCAGCACCATGGATGGCAAAGGCAGTGCCTGGCCTCCCGCGTATTTCCCGCGTATTCGCTGCGACTGGATAACGGTCTGAAGGAGAGCAGGGTGACCATGGATGCTTCTTTAATGGCTACCGAGAGGGATAACCAAGTTACCAGCATAGTATTCGGTCGGAAGCGACAGCCTTATTGGCCGTCATCGCCGGCAGGCAAATGGAATTGACTGACAAGACCGAGTCAAGAGCAGATCACGTCAGAGCGCAGATGCAGCAGTCCATGAGTCCATCTCCATGATCGTCCGTCCGTCAGACATGGGATCGTCCGTCAGCCATGGAGCCTGCACTTCACAGAGGCATCTGTCAGCTCGCTTGGGCACAGCCAGTCAGAGGGCCCGCCGGCGTACCTGCACTACAGAGACAAGATCTCCGCGAGTCCTCGTGGTGCTGGAACGCGCTATGCGAGTTAGTGGCCCGCTCGGAACTTTGTATTATGGGGATGTCGGTAGATGCAATGATCTGCTGCCCGCGCTAGACTGCGACAGGAATTACGTCCGACCACTAAAAGGAGATCCTGGGCTGGATCGGATAACGGATAACGGTGAAGACACAGGATTGGAATAGGAATGAGGGAATCAGGGCTACCGGAACCGAAGATAGtcgagaggaggatgaggagtgaGCCAGGGGACTTGGAGAGACAACTCCGACTGTGGCTACTGGCTACTGGCTACTGGCCATGGCTATCATGCGGGGGACTCAGAGTCAGCGGACAGGTTCCGAGCAGAGTCTGCACTGCACTGCAGAGACAGTGGAGCCAGTGAGTTGTGAGTCTGGACGAGCCAGAGAATCTCCTTTGCCCCGAAGCCCTAAGTGTCTCTACGTCATACTGAGGGCGGTGTGTTCGCTGCACCGTTCAGGGTGAAACAAGTGTGGAAAAGTCTGCATGGCAATTAAATTTAAACTTTATCTAGGTGCGCTAGGCGAAGTTAAGTTACAGGGCCTGGTATATCGGAGGCTGCATGCAGTCCTCCTGGAAATATCGAGACTGAGAGTGAGCAGGCTGCCCATAGTGGCTGACCCACGACCCATCGACCAGCGGTGGGGGCAGCTCGGACATCGCAAACGACGCCTCCACGGGGTTCGGGTCCTTGTGCTGGTGCGGGAATGGATGTGACGAGAGAATGTAGTGTACATTGGGATACCCCATGTAGTCGCTTGGCTGGTCTAGCATCGCCAGCGGGTCCGAGAACGAGCCAAAGCCCGTGTTTTGCGGGTATGGGACCGGCACGCTGCTGGCTGGGAAGACCGGCGGACTGGACTCTTGTGGGAAGTAGTATATCGTGTGGTTGGTGTCGTCCGGGGCGCGTTTTGAGTCGTCCACGCCGTAAACTGCCGGCGTTATCGGCGTGGAGGGACCCATGATCGGGTTGGGCCCGTAGATGGGACTCGTAAGTTGCGCCTCTTCGGGGCTTGACGGGAGAATATAGTGGTTTGCTGGAGACGTGGATGTCGACATCtcggggatggagacggaGGGTCGCGATACCTCGCTGCGGCCCTCGGAGAAGGAGTCGCTCTCGTCTGTCTTGTGCGAGGGAAGTGGTCGGGGATGTGATTGCAGGGTGTTAtatgtcgaggatgaagggAGAGTGGGATGTTGGTGGATGTCTGTCGGGCGCTTCTGCATCGAGTTCTTCTTTGCGCCAGAGAGACGCCTGCTGCCGTCGTACTTCTTGCGCGAGGGCTTGGTGATGTGCCATTTTTTTAACCGGCTGCGCAGTTGGGATTCACTGTTTCGGTTAGGGTTTGAAGTAACAGAAGACATGAAGAAGACATACCTGGGATGGAAGTC
This region of Aspergillus puulaauensis MK2 DNA, chromosome 5, nearly complete sequence genomic DNA includes:
- a CDS encoding uncharacterized protein (COG:S;~EggNog:ENOG410PN3S;~InterPro:IPR012674); this encodes MEIPADITLKTLKGSWALDKSISDDMDSILKLQGVGWLTRKGIGAATLTLTFESTVSDTQTTTITMRQALTGGIGASTEERIMDWTERERANHIYGNVLTRSQLVKGVKSDGAVRPDLTLQSNSDNESIKQEIKNFLQAGQPYLAPGQEGEAEIPDLYIHDFGRNENGGWTAEQVWSIEVIDSQRYLTRRIAAVREDGYELGRMVYKFSGL
- a CDS encoding uncharacterized protein (COG:S;~EggNog:ENOG410PYTG;~InterPro:IPR025676;~PFAM:PF14420), which translates into the protein MKSAISPDIWETKRMLITKLYKDEEWPLKQVIKLVQTRDFHPSESQLRSRLKKWHITKPSRKKYDGSRRLSGAKKNSMQKRPTDIHQHPTLPSSSTYNTLQSHPRPLPSHKTDESDSFSEGRSEVSRPSVSIPEMSTSTSPANHYILPSSPEEAQLTSPIYGPNPIMGPSTPITPAVYGVDDSKRAPDDTNHTIYYFPQESSPPVFPASSVPVPYPQNTGFGSFSDPLAMLDQPSDYMGYPNVHYILSSHPFPHQHKDPNPVEASFAMSELPPPLVDGSWVSHYGQPAHSQSRYFQEDCMQPPIYQAL